The Streptomyces laurentii genome contains a region encoding:
- a CDS encoding hydrogenase maturation peptidase hycI (identified by MetaGeneAnnotator; putative;~sequence version:1) yields MSRKGARLDLRAGPRKYRLRHCTCEQLGEWMSFDLGGTATERTVAANAGTGPNRLDLCGADDVVRSVSY; encoded by the coding sequence GTGTCAAGAAAAGGCGCCCGGCTGGATCTTCGTGCCGGTCCTCGAAAGTATCGGCTCAGGCATTGCACATGTGAACAACTGGGGGAGTGGATGTCGTTCGACCTGGGAGGGACGGCGACCGAGCGCACCGTTGCCGCGAACGCCGGCACGGGCCCGAACCGCCTCGACCTGTGCGGAGCCGACGATGTGGTCCGATCCGTCAGTTACTGA
- a CDS encoding ATP synthase B chain (ATP synthase B chain [Streptomyces venezuelae ATCC10712];~ATP synthase B/B' CF(0); cl17192;~identified by MetaGeneAnnotator; putative) — protein MARRARAGQLHCPGSRKGTPRRQVECAHDPRQQADLPHRPGSPEPGLGRAHPRCHPLRPDLPDPGQGILPKINRTLAEREDAIDGGTDRADGLRAEATAVREQYEAELAEARHDAARIRSQATEEGSKAIAAARAEGIAERDGILAAGHQQIAAERETAERELAGDVDSWAHALAGRIVGEPVGAQRA, from the coding sequence ATGGCCCGCCGCGCACGAGCCGGCCAACTTCACTGCCCCGGGTCCAGGAAAGGCACCCCTCGCAGGCAGGTAGAATGCGCGCATGACCCTCGCCAACAAGCAGATCTTCCCCATCGACCTGGGTCCCCTGAACCCGGTCTGGGCCGAGCTCATCCTCGGTGCCATCCTCTTCGCCCTGACCTTCCTGATCCTGGCCAAGGGATCCTCCCGAAGATCAACCGCACGCTCGCCGAGCGTGAGGACGCCATCGACGGCGGCACCGACCGCGCCGACGGCCTGCGCGCCGAGGCCACCGCCGTCCGTGAGCAGTACGAGGCCGAGCTGGCCGAGGCCCGCCACGACGCGGCCCGCATCCGCTCGCAGGCCACCGAGGAAGGCTCGAAGGCCATCGCCGCCGCCCGTGCCGAGGGCATCGCCGAGCGCGACGGCATCCTGGCCGCCGGCCACCAGCAGATCGCCGCGGAGCGCGAGACCGCCGAGCGCGAGCTCGCCGGTGACGTCGACTCCTGGGCCCACGCCCTCGCCGGCCGCATCGTCGGCGAGCCGGTCGGCGCCCAGCGCGCCTGA
- a CDS encoding phosphohydrolase (Calcineurin-like phosphoesterase; pfam00149;~Domain of unknown function (DUF4073); pfam13285;~identified by MetaGeneAnnotator; putative;~metal binding site [ion binding];~metallophosphatase superfamily, metallophosphatase domain; cl13995;~phosphohydrolase [Streptomyces sp. Mg1]) has product MERRSLLGATAGALMLGGLAQVPAEAAPSAARGGHADNDNDGKGGGKLVTTFNVISDIQGDLGDFTQALADIKASNPHSSGMAVAGDITPRGYDFEYADVKKTLDRGPKPREVAWAIGNHEFYVPKWSDPSTLAQDTWPNGTTEDSLFRSFYRFAGRSRTYAETTFGGIPVLTIGTERYMHFHDKSLWDEVWMSEAQFQWLEDRLRYWERRRKPVMVITHHPLPNTVSGTRSKIYTSDYLQPDRLLGLLGRHRDVFLFSGHTHWDLNLSDWYVRRVVPGTANLDGFSVINTGAVQTGFADNGQGGEITVPGHFNQGLQVDVFRDRVVIKARDFATGSWMKRISVPLATRI; this is encoded by the coding sequence GTGGAACGCAGATCCCTGCTGGGTGCGACCGCCGGAGCCCTGATGCTCGGTGGACTCGCCCAGGTGCCCGCAGAGGCCGCACCGTCCGCCGCGCGCGGCGGTCACGCCGACAACGACAACGACGGCAAGGGCGGTGGCAAGCTCGTCACCACGTTCAACGTCATCAGCGACATCCAGGGCGACCTCGGCGACTTCACCCAGGCCCTGGCGGACATCAAGGCGTCCAACCCGCACTCCTCCGGCATGGCCGTCGCCGGGGACATCACCCCGCGCGGCTACGACTTCGAGTACGCCGACGTGAAGAAGACGCTGGACCGGGGCCCGAAGCCGCGCGAGGTCGCCTGGGCCATCGGCAACCACGAGTTCTACGTCCCGAAGTGGTCCGACCCGAGCACGCTCGCCCAGGACACCTGGCCCAACGGCACCACCGAGGATTCCCTCTTCCGGAGCTTCTACCGCTTCGCGGGGCGTTCCCGGACCTACGCGGAGACCACGTTCGGCGGGATCCCGGTGCTCACCATCGGCACCGAGCGCTACATGCACTTCCACGACAAGTCCCTGTGGGACGAGGTGTGGATGAGCGAGGCGCAGTTCCAGTGGCTCGAGGACCGGCTGCGGTACTGGGAGCGGCGGCGCAAGCCGGTCATGGTGATCACCCACCACCCGCTGCCGAACACCGTCTCCGGTACGCGCAGCAAGATCTACACGAGCGACTATCTCCAGCCCGACCGGCTGCTCGGTCTCCTCGGGCGGCACCGCGACGTGTTCCTGTTCAGCGGCCACACCCACTGGGACCTGAACCTGTCCGACTGGTACGTGCGCCGGGTGGTGCCGGGCACCGCCAACCTCGACGGCTTCTCGGTGATCAACACCGGTGCGGTGCAGACCGGCTTCGCCGACAACGGCCAGGGCGGCGAGATCACCGTCCCCGGTCACTTCAACCAGGGTCTCCAGGTGGACGTGTTCCGCGATCGCGTCGTCATCAAAGCGCGGGACTTCGCGACCGGCAGCTGGATGAAGCGGATATCCGTCCCGCTGGCTACCCGGATCTGA
- a CDS encoding sphingomyelin phosphodiesterase (Neutral sphingomyelinases (nSMase) catalyze the hydrolysis of sphingomyelin in biological membranes to ceramide and phosphorylcholine; cd09078;~identified by MetaGeneAnnotator; putative;~metal binding site A [ion binding];~metal binding site B [ion binding];~metal binding site C [ion binding];~phosphate binding site [ion binding];~putative catalytic site [active];~sphingomyelin phosphodiesterase [Streptomyces sp. C]), with protein MPLAALRRIPGAALSTALSVTLAAAALTAAAPAASAAPSATAAPRLKVLTYNTFLMSKNLYPNWGQDHRAAAIPAASFFQGQDVVVLQEAFDNSSSDALKAKAAAQYPYQTPVLGRSKSGWDATGGNYSALTPEDGGVTVLSKWPVVRKEQFVYKDGCGSDWFSNKGFVYAVLDVSGSKVHVVGTHTQSTDPGCGAGEAAQVRSRQFKAVDSFLDAKNIPAGEQVIVAGDLNVDSRTPEYATMLADAGLAGADTRDGHPYSFDTQLNSIALDRYPTDPREDLDYVLYRAGNARPASWTNTVVREQTAPWTVSSWGKDYTYTNLSDHYPVTGQ; from the coding sequence GTGCCGCTCGCCGCCCTTCGCCGGATCCCTGGCGCCGCCCTGTCCACCGCCCTGTCGGTCACGCTGGCCGCGGCCGCGCTGACGGCGGCGGCCCCCGCCGCCTCCGCGGCCCCTTCGGCCACTGCCGCCCCGCGCCTGAAGGTGCTGACGTACAACACCTTCCTCATGTCGAAGAACCTGTACCCGAACTGGGGACAGGACCACCGGGCCGCGGCGATCCCGGCCGCGTCCTTCTTCCAGGGCCAGGACGTCGTGGTGCTCCAGGAAGCCTTCGACAACTCCTCGTCCGACGCCCTGAAGGCGAAGGCCGCCGCGCAGTACCCGTACCAGACCCCGGTCCTCGGCCGCTCGAAGTCGGGCTGGGACGCCACGGGCGGCAACTACTCGGCCCTGACCCCGGAGGACGGCGGGGTGACGGTGCTCAGCAAGTGGCCGGTGGTCCGCAAGGAGCAGTTCGTGTACAAGGACGGCTGCGGCTCCGACTGGTTCTCGAACAAGGGCTTCGTCTACGCGGTCCTCGACGTGAGCGGCAGCAAGGTGCACGTGGTCGGCACGCACACCCAGTCCACCGACCCGGGCTGCGGCGCGGGCGAGGCGGCCCAGGTGCGCAGCCGCCAGTTCAAGGCCGTCGACTCCTTCCTCGACGCCAAGAACATCCCGGCGGGCGAGCAGGTGATCGTGGCGGGCGACCTGAACGTGGACTCGCGCACGCCCGAGTACGCGACGATGCTCGCGGACGCGGGCCTGGCCGGCGCGGACACCCGCGACGGGCACCCGTACTCCTTCGACACCCAGCTCAACTCGATCGCCCTCGACCGCTACCCGACCGACCCGCGCGAGGACCTCGACTACGTCCTGTACCGCGCGGGCAACGCCCGGCCGGCGAGCTGGACGAACACGGTGGTGCGGGAACAGACCGCGCCGTGGACGGTCAGCAGCTGGGGCAAGGACTACACGTACACCAACCTGTCCGACCACTACCCGGTCACCGGCCAGTGA
- a CDS encoding BAU87237.1 (identified by MetaGeneAnnotator; putative) → MWSDPSVTDVGTVASEAYRFCGVLDRSAASHKKDGDIVGSAVVSRIDGHVT, encoded by the coding sequence ATGTGGTCCGATCCGTCAGTTACTGACGTGGGCACGGTCGCGAGCGAGGCGTACAGGTTCTGCGGAGTCCTCGACCGCTCGGCCGCGTCCCACAAGAAGGACGGCGACATCGTGGGCTCAGCGGTCGTTTCCCGGATCGACGGACACGTCACCTGA
- a CDS encoding hypothetical protein (identified by MetaGeneAnnotator; putative;~sequence version:1): protein METVALGFDDVLHAPLGKLKEAVTDWSQMVSKLEILAEDAGKGMKAKSDRADWKGVNADVTRPFIAKTAKEFDDAAKAAKGVHSVLEEGYASFQRAKQALWKIVDEEAPARRVSVAADGTVRASSPLEQSVDTAGKHDPDYQVALRKERADIAYIEGRIRSVLEEADEADRDITKTLRANLGDNPHDFTSPVYAGTDEMNAARAADLARKGDRATDQELKELRGLLHDHSRSPEFATAFYERLGPDQSVKFFADLTLNGEGDSKERAQTVKALQKDLGLALATATDGDHRPHLSEQWQTDLRRVGASLIDVDPGRRANYQPYGYQILGNILRYGEYDRRFLTPLAEHAAQLQANDPEIWKRSVPQNEPYIGINLNPAGGDGSSGFNAMTGILEALGHSPEAAKDFFDGKMTPYSLDGQKMDKAYFDREVTGGLGVETLDSWNLRQDADGNLYLKDLQPDSGLGGKTYADYFEMFTDKDYPWFDDRSETGPAIGDGDGEEAWEKAAEKANDAGPNALGHALEAAVSGRAYDEETSHAKPVPHTDDQAELMHRVVEKFGNDPGNELISVKGEGEEQKRGPLTAMNDSLGNMTAEYMRDFQKGMGASRIETNGCDADLQALNDGQITRFLGAVGKDPDAYGAIVNAQQATTTDLMNGLADGYVEGGRKDDFGDVRKDVETYTKPGATIAGIVSEARAEAMYVEKTAGDSEFNEGLKEGTKWADRAFGVVSKPLEASGVGSPLAWVVEDIKESVTKNYERDTGEEAVTSSSEYLDKQRQASATAARQAAELGAKEAGLSVEEQRKFGDDAENAANAGYDEGRGRQSGYVPPAKSGGDG, encoded by the coding sequence GTGGAGACTGTGGCGCTCGGATTCGACGATGTACTGCACGCCCCACTGGGGAAACTGAAGGAAGCGGTGACGGACTGGTCTCAGATGGTGTCCAAGCTGGAAATTCTGGCCGAAGACGCGGGCAAGGGAATGAAGGCCAAGTCCGACAGAGCGGACTGGAAGGGAGTGAACGCCGACGTCACCAGGCCGTTCATCGCCAAGACGGCCAAGGAGTTCGACGATGCGGCGAAAGCCGCGAAGGGTGTCCACAGCGTCCTGGAAGAGGGATACGCGTCCTTTCAGAGGGCCAAGCAAGCACTCTGGAAGATCGTGGACGAGGAGGCTCCCGCACGGCGGGTCTCGGTCGCGGCGGACGGCACCGTGCGGGCGTCCTCGCCGCTCGAACAGAGCGTTGACACGGCGGGCAAGCACGATCCGGACTACCAGGTGGCCCTGCGCAAGGAGCGGGCGGACATCGCGTACATCGAAGGCCGGATTCGATCCGTCCTCGAAGAGGCCGACGAGGCCGACCGCGACATCACCAAGACACTGCGGGCTAATCTTGGGGACAACCCCCACGACTTCACTTCCCCGGTCTACGCTGGCACTGACGAGATGAACGCCGCCCGGGCCGCCGACCTCGCGCGCAAGGGTGACAGGGCGACGGACCAAGAGCTCAAGGAACTTCGAGGGCTTCTCCACGATCACTCTCGGTCGCCCGAGTTCGCCACCGCCTTTTACGAGCGGCTAGGCCCCGACCAGAGTGTGAAGTTCTTCGCGGATCTCACTCTGAACGGAGAGGGGGACAGCAAGGAACGGGCTCAGACGGTCAAGGCCCTGCAGAAGGACCTTGGCCTCGCGCTGGCCACCGCTACCGACGGCGACCACCGCCCCCACCTGTCGGAGCAGTGGCAGACCGACCTGCGGCGTGTCGGAGCGAGCCTCATCGACGTGGACCCGGGGCGCCGGGCCAACTATCAGCCGTACGGCTACCAGATACTCGGCAACATCCTGCGATACGGCGAGTACGACCGGCGATTCCTTACACCGCTTGCCGAACACGCGGCCCAGCTTCAGGCGAACGACCCCGAGATTTGGAAGCGCAGCGTTCCGCAGAACGAGCCGTACATCGGCATCAACCTCAACCCCGCTGGCGGTGATGGTAGCTCCGGATTCAATGCCATGACCGGAATCCTTGAGGCGCTCGGGCACAGTCCGGAAGCGGCGAAGGACTTCTTCGACGGCAAGATGACGCCGTACTCCCTGGACGGCCAGAAGATGGACAAGGCGTATTTCGACCGCGAGGTCACGGGCGGCCTCGGCGTCGAGACCCTCGACAGCTGGAATCTACGTCAGGACGCCGATGGAAACCTTTACCTGAAGGATCTCCAGCCCGACAGCGGCCTAGGTGGCAAGACGTACGCCGACTACTTCGAGATGTTCACCGACAAGGACTACCCCTGGTTCGACGACCGCTCGGAGACCGGGCCGGCCATCGGCGACGGCGATGGCGAGGAAGCCTGGGAGAAGGCCGCCGAGAAGGCGAACGACGCGGGTCCGAACGCCCTCGGCCACGCCTTGGAGGCGGCTGTCTCGGGGCGGGCGTATGACGAGGAGACAAGCCACGCCAAGCCGGTGCCTCACACCGATGACCAAGCGGAGCTGATGCACCGGGTCGTGGAGAAGTTCGGAAACGACCCAGGCAATGAGCTGATCTCCGTGAAGGGTGAAGGCGAAGAGCAGAAGCGCGGCCCGCTGACCGCGATGAACGACAGTCTCGGCAACATGACGGCCGAGTACATGCGGGACTTCCAGAAGGGCATGGGTGCCTCGCGTATCGAGACCAACGGGTGCGACGCCGACCTCCAGGCGCTCAACGACGGTCAGATCACGCGCTTCCTGGGAGCCGTCGGAAAGGATCCGGATGCCTACGGCGCCATCGTGAACGCCCAGCAGGCCACGACGACCGACCTGATGAACGGGCTCGCGGACGGATACGTGGAGGGCGGCAGGAAGGACGACTTCGGCGACGTACGCAAGGACGTGGAGACGTACACCAAGCCGGGAGCGACGATCGCGGGCATTGTGTCCGAGGCGCGGGCGGAAGCCATGTACGTCGAAAAGACGGCGGGGGACTCCGAGTTCAACGAGGGCCTCAAGGAGGGTACGAAGTGGGCCGACCGCGCCTTCGGAGTCGTCAGCAAGCCGCTGGAGGCCTCCGGAGTCGGCTCACCGCTGGCCTGGGTCGTCGAGGACATCAAGGAATCCGTCACGAAGAACTATGAGAGGGACACAGGGGAGGAGGCCGTGACAAGCTCGAGCGAATATCTGGACAAGCAGCGGCAGGCGAGCGCCACGGCCGCGCGCCAGGCCGCCGAACTTGGGGCCAAGGAAGCCGGTCTGAGCGTGGAGGAACAGCGGAAGTTCGGCGACGACGCCGAGAACGCGGCCAACGCCGGGTACGACGAAGGCCGGGGCCGGCAGAGCGGCTACGTGCCGCCGGCGAAGAGCGGAGGCGACGGGTGA
- a CDS encoding appr-1-p processing domain protein (ADP-ribose binding site [chemical binding];~Appr-1-p processing domain protein [Streptomyces fulvissimus DSM40593];~Macro domain, Poa1p_like family. The macro domain isa high-affinity ADP-ribose binding module foundin a variety of proteins as a stand-alone domain or in combination with other domains like in histone macroH2A and some PARPs (poly ADP-ribose...; cd02901;~UniProt-pubmed:11572948; UniProt-pubmed:18375553; UniProt-pubmed:21059706; UniProt-pubmed:21602330; UniProt-pubmed:20581206; UniProt-pubmed:12000953; UniProt-pubmed:21126366;~identified by MetaGeneAnnotator; putative) — translation MNAIAYVQGDATAPHGKGVKIVAHVCNDLGGWGKGFVLALSRRWPEPEAAYRRWHRERAGNDFGLGAAQFVQVTPYLWVANMVGQRGMRRGRSSGVPVRYEAIDAALGLLADKAVELGASVHMPRIGCGLAGGEWARVEPLVTERLTARGIAVTVYDFGA, via the coding sequence ATGAACGCGATCGCGTACGTACAGGGGGACGCCACCGCGCCGCACGGCAAGGGCGTCAAGATCGTCGCGCATGTCTGCAACGACCTCGGCGGCTGGGGCAAGGGCTTCGTCCTCGCGCTCTCGCGCCGCTGGCCGGAGCCGGAGGCGGCGTACCGCCGCTGGCACCGCGAGCGGGCCGGCAACGACTTCGGGCTCGGCGCCGCCCAGTTCGTCCAGGTGACCCCGTATCTGTGGGTGGCCAACATGGTCGGGCAGCGGGGGATGCGCCGGGGCCGGAGCAGCGGGGTGCCGGTGCGGTACGAGGCGATCGACGCGGCGCTCGGGCTGCTCGCCGACAAGGCGGTGGAGCTGGGCGCGTCCGTGCACATGCCGCGCATCGGCTGCGGGCTCGCGGGCGGGGAGTGGGCGCGGGTCGAGCCGCTGGTGACGGAGCGGCTGACGGCGCGGGGGATAGCGGTCACCGTGTACGACTTCGGGGCGTAG
- a CDS encoding hypothetical protein (identified by MetaGeneAnnotator; putative;~sequence version:1) encodes MSENVRTSRPAPDPAARPARRPERVSERISEREPVPPPVGGVLWTVAGTYGDC; translated from the coding sequence ATGAGCGAGAACGTCCGTACGTCCCGTCCGGCACCGGACCCCGCGGCACGGCCCGCCCGCCGTCCGGAGCGGGTGTCCGAGCGGATATCCGAGCGCGAGCCCGTACCGCCGCCCGTCGGCGGGGTGCTGTGGACCGTCGCCGGGACATACGGGGACTGCTGA
- a CDS encoding hypothetical protein (identified by MetaGeneAnnotator; putative;~predicted protein [Streptomyces roseosporus NRRL15998]), with protein MQTQLRETARELAAVLWREHTVYRERGGGVVIRGEHVRRWISLAPTGGRDQALVRAGRILDGGTTAPARLEAVVDLSSGTAELAAVCRRLLAETAADAAPSAAAPKPPRRTRPRSAGRTARTRAGRHTGLGSWVVLLCVAGVVALWAYSYYGTLY; from the coding sequence ATGCAGACGCAACTCAGGGAGACGGCAAGGGAGTTGGCCGCCGTCCTGTGGCGGGAGCACACCGTGTACCGCGAGCGCGGCGGCGGGGTGGTGATCCGGGGCGAGCACGTACGGCGCTGGATCAGCCTCGCGCCGACCGGCGGGCGGGACCAGGCGCTGGTCCGGGCCGGACGGATCCTGGACGGCGGGACGACCGCGCCCGCGCGCCTGGAGGCCGTGGTCGACCTGTCCTCCGGCACGGCCGAGCTGGCCGCGGTCTGCCGCCGCCTGCTCGCCGAGACCGCCGCCGACGCGGCCCCCTCCGCTGCCGCGCCGAAACCCCCGCGCCGGACCCGGCCGCGCTCCGCCGGCCGTACGGCACGCACGCGTGCGGGGCGCCACACGGGCCTCGGCTCGTGGGTGGTGCTGCTGTGCGTCGCGGGCGTGGTGGCCCTCTGGGCGTACAGCTACTACGGCACCCTCTACTGA
- a CDS encoding merR-family transcriptional regulator (DNA binding residues [nucleotide binding];~Helix-Turn-Helix DNA binding domain of transcription regulators from the MerR superfamily; cl02600;~MerR HTH family regulatory protein; pfam13411;~MerR-family transcriptional regulator [Streptomyces albus J1074];~identified by MetaGeneAnnotator; putative): MVHASDEHDGGQRASAPGGPGDPVYTVDELAARAGVTVRTVRFYGTRGLLPPPVIGPRRVGHYGPAHLSRLALIEELQRQGMTLAAIERYLEQLPSDLSAQDLAVHRALVASWAPESAEEITLQELRRRAGRPLADRDVDRLAAMGVLERGPDPDVFRLDGSLLRLGVELLDVPIEHETILASRAVLLAHARGAAHELARLFQEQVWNPYRESGEDPDHLSAMKSLSAHMQPMVIQALVTAFQRSLSEELRSAFRTPPPPAS, encoded by the coding sequence ATGGTTCACGCGAGCGACGAGCACGACGGCGGGCAGCGGGCGAGTGCGCCGGGCGGTCCCGGCGACCCCGTCTACACCGTGGACGAGCTGGCCGCCCGGGCCGGGGTGACCGTGCGGACGGTGCGGTTCTACGGGACCCGGGGGCTGCTGCCACCGCCCGTCATCGGACCCCGCCGGGTCGGCCACTACGGGCCCGCCCATCTGTCCCGGCTCGCCCTCATCGAGGAGCTCCAGCGACAGGGCATGACGCTCGCCGCGATCGAACGCTATCTGGAGCAGCTGCCGTCCGATCTCAGTGCCCAGGACCTGGCGGTGCACCGCGCCCTGGTCGCCTCCTGGGCGCCCGAGTCGGCGGAGGAGATCACGCTCCAGGAGCTGCGGCGGCGGGCCGGGCGGCCGCTGGCCGACCGGGACGTGGACCGGCTCGCCGCGATGGGGGTCCTCGAACGGGGCCCCGACCCGGACGTGTTCCGGCTCGACGGCTCCCTGCTGCGGCTCGGCGTGGAGCTGCTCGACGTCCCCATCGAGCACGAGACGATCCTCGCCTCCCGCGCCGTGCTGCTCGCGCACGCGCGCGGGGCCGCGCACGAGCTGGCCCGGCTGTTCCAGGAGCAGGTGTGGAACCCGTACCGGGAGAGCGGCGAGGACCCGGACCACCTCAGCGCGATGAAGTCGCTGTCGGCGCACATGCAGCCGATGGTGATCCAGGCCCTCGTGACGGCCTTTCAGCGGTCCCTCAGCGAGGAGCTGAGGAGCGCGTTCAGGACGCCGCCACCGCCGGCGTCCTGA
- a CDS encoding hypothetical protein (identified by MetaGeneAnnotator; putative;~sequence version:1) codes for MLPAALTLQVAHPAVGAGVDDHSVFRTDPWGRGERSLRSLQLWIYGGPAAAEEGRRLRAMHKRIQGTDAHGRRYHALTPAHYAWVHATGYPVFRHGLRLLARPLTEAQERQLYAEWLQVGRILGIHDREMPQTIEEFWPYYHRVLDEELEATVVVRELLDPDALVPAPDRGPLPLRLVLRTLWPWLRGPLQRVRAFATVGFMPPDARAALGLEWTAAQDRRLCRFARIIRLVVPVLPERLRYLPLARRARRAARTGA; via the coding sequence ATGCTGCCCGCCGCCCTCACCCTGCAGGTCGCCCACCCCGCCGTCGGCGCCGGCGTCGACGACCACTCCGTCTTCCGCACCGACCCGTGGGGCCGCGGCGAGCGCTCCCTGCGCTCGCTCCAGCTGTGGATCTACGGCGGTCCGGCCGCCGCCGAGGAGGGCCGCAGGCTCCGTGCGATGCACAAGCGGATCCAGGGCACCGACGCCCACGGCCGCCGCTACCACGCCCTCACCCCCGCCCACTACGCGTGGGTGCACGCCACCGGCTACCCCGTCTTCCGGCACGGCCTCCGTCTCCTGGCCCGTCCGCTCACCGAGGCGCAGGAGCGGCAGCTCTACGCGGAATGGCTCCAGGTCGGCCGGATTCTCGGCATCCACGACCGGGAGATGCCGCAGACGATCGAGGAGTTCTGGCCGTACTACCACCGGGTCCTCGACGAGGAGCTCGAAGCCACCGTCGTCGTCCGTGAACTGCTCGACCCCGACGCGCTCGTCCCGGCCCCCGACCGCGGCCCGCTGCCGCTGCGGCTCGTCCTCCGGACGCTGTGGCCGTGGCTGCGCGGCCCGCTCCAGCGGGTCCGCGCCTTCGCCACCGTCGGTTTCATGCCCCCGGACGCCCGGGCCGCCCTCGGTCTGGAGTGGACGGCCGCGCAGGACCGCCGCCTGTGCCGCTTCGCCCGGATCATCCGCCTGGTCGTGCCCGTCCTGCCCGAGCGCCTGCGCTACCTCCCGCTGGCCCGCCGCGCCCGCCGCGCGGCCCGGACGGGTGCCTAG
- a CDS encoding hypothetical protein (identified by MetaGeneAnnotator; putative;~sequence version:1), translating to MIVLPRSRRARMAAALGAAALLAGGGVWWWLAGRSEPEPVAVPPEVCGGALPAGRSVAALLPAEGAPYAERLTPDFTLPSGFWCGVTAGGVYLDFDYWRDVSSAYDEELAEQSRSPANARIRRGTAHGYANESKAVLFVDCPSPSSGREETLKVQVQTRMHVVARGDRPVEEFERLVGDAARYVAAQVGCAPVEG from the coding sequence GTGATTGTCCTGCCGCGCTCGCGACGTGCGCGGATGGCCGCCGCCCTGGGGGCCGCGGCGCTTCTGGCGGGTGGCGGGGTCTGGTGGTGGCTCGCGGGCAGGTCGGAGCCGGAGCCCGTGGCGGTGCCGCCGGAGGTGTGCGGAGGCGCTCTTCCCGCCGGCCGGAGCGTCGCGGCGCTGCTGCCGGCCGAGGGCGCTCCTTACGCCGAGAGGCTCACGCCGGACTTCACACTGCCGAGCGGATTCTGGTGCGGAGTCACGGCAGGGGGCGTCTACCTGGACTTCGACTACTGGCGTGACGTCTCCTCGGCGTACGACGAGGAGCTCGCCGAGCAGTCACGGAGCCCCGCCAACGCCCGGATCCGGCGGGGGACGGCACACGGCTACGCGAATGAGAGCAAGGCCGTGCTGTTCGTGGACTGTCCTTCTCCGTCCTCGGGCCGCGAGGAAACGCTGAAGGTGCAGGTTCAGACGCGGATGCACGTCGTGGCACGCGGCGACCGGCCGGTGGAGGAATTCGAACGGCTGGTGGGAGATGCCGCCCGCTACGTCGCCGCGCAGGTCGGGTGCGCGCCCGTGGAGGGGTGA